A single region of the Lotus japonicus ecotype B-129 chromosome 4, LjGifu_v1.2 genome encodes:
- the LOC130712888 gene encoding uncharacterized protein LOC130712888, with the protein MGASHPVLHPYKLLHVLPICQAHGSSHGDRVFVKWNGLVLVEFEIVDSKPPKPCICNPVTGYWALLRSPMEDSKNRHELGMQIIFVPSDTVGNDYKLIYIAGVEHRWLHPYVIKEFNFVEYDWQVIEGDLNFGLRGLELDQVAVVNDTLYIMSTTIDYSDGEHSVSEDNPPPFIGKYSFGENKKSTLPLPIEAAQDPFHGEYGVFKWGSRWTSTESLCLVRNIGSTFTFWTSSLEGAPGSWVLIQNLNIGQLGILDDLIKGFTVVNGECLIFATRFAVYGFNVNDDYPSKFKVLGPNTRKTYVKFISYSSTFRPVNSSIKTTFRNLLALLTI; encoded by the exons atgGGTGCCTCCCACCCTGTCCTTCATCCATACAAGCTTCTTCATGTTCTTCCCATTTGCCAAGCACACGGGAGCTCTCACGGAGATAGGGTGTTTGTCAAG TGGAATGGGTTGGTCCTGGTTGAATTTGAGATAGTGGATAGTAAGCCACCAAAACCGTGCATTTGCAATCCTGTCACAGGTTACTGGGCACTACTCAGATCTCCCATGGAAGATAGCAAAAATCGTCATGAACTTGGAATGCAGATCATATTCGTTCCATCTGACACAGTTGGGAACGATTATAAATTGATCTATATAGCGGGTGTTGAACATCGATGGTTACACCCATATGTGATCAAGGAATTTAACTTTGTTGAATATGATTGGCAGGTTATCGAAGGTGATCTTAATTTCGGGCTAAGGGGTTTGGAACTGGATCAAGTTGCAGTTGTCAATGATACTTTGTACATTATGTCAACCACTATCGATTACAGCGATGGAGAGCATTCAGTTTCGGAGGATAATCCACCCCCATTCATAGGGAAATACTCATTTggggaaaataaaaaatccacCCTACCCCTGCCTATTGAGGCTGCTCAGGATCCTTTTCATGGTGAATACGGGGTCTTCAAATGGGGTAGCCGATGGACGTCAACCGAGTCTCTGTGTCTAGTTCGAAATATTGGATCGACCTTTACTTTTTGGACTTCTTCTTTAGAAGGTGCGCCTGGTTCATGGGTCCTTATTCAAAACCTGAACATAGGACAGCTGGGGATTCTTGACGATCTAATCAAGGGTTTCACTGTTGTTAATGGAGAATGTTTGATATTCGCCACAAGGTTCGCGGTGTATGGTTTCAATGTAAACGACGATTATCCGTCGAAATTCAAAGTTCTTGGTCCAAACACAAGGAAGACTTATGTCAAATTCATCTCTTATTCGAGTACCTTTAGGCCTGTAAACTCGTCTATCAAAACTACCTTTCGGAATCTTCTTGCATTATTAACAATATAA